The genomic segment ATGCAGCCGAGTCTTGCTCTTCAGGACGATCAAGAGCATCTCCCTTCGCTTCTGGCAACAGATGCGAAGGAGTTGTCCTATCAACTTCAGCAGCATCAGGCAAAAATCTTCCCGCCGCTTTCCCAAAAGACCATCAGAACATTTTCGCCGGCGGAAGCTGCGTCCTTCATCGGCATCGGCGAAGGTTATCTCCGGCAGGTGGCGGCCGATGGCCATGGGCCCGATCCGCTGGCCAACGGACGGCGGCTCTATAGCGCAACGGATATGGATCGGATTCGCCGGGTTCTTGACGAGCGAAACGGAACGCCGAAATATGTGCCGGCCCGCAGGCCGGGAGAGAAGCTCCAGATCGTCTCCGTCATGAATTTCAAAGGCGGCTCGGGCAAGACTACGACCGCAGCCCATTTGGCGCAGTTCATGGCGCTCAGGGGTTACCGCGTGCTCGCCGTCGACCTCGACCCGCAGGCCTCGTTGTCGGCTCTTTTCGGCCATCAGCCGGAATTCGACGTCGGTGAGGGCGAAACCATATACGGCGCCATCCGCTATGAGGATCCGCGCCCAATCGCCGACATCGTGCGCGCCACCTATACGCCCAATCTGCATCTCATTCCGGGAAATCTCGAGCTGATGGAGTTCGAGCACGAGACGCCGAAGGCGATGTCGTCGGGTAGAGCGGAGACGATGTTCTTCGCCCGCATTGGCGAGGTCCTGACCGAGATCGAAAGTCTTTACGACATCGTCGTCATCGACTGCCCGCCGCAGCTGGGGTTCTTGACGATGTCGGCGCTCTGCGCAGCGACCTCGGTGTTGATCACGGTCCATCCGCAGATGCTCGACGTCATGTCGATGTCGCAGTTTCTGACGATGACGAGCGAGCTGATGTCGGTCGTGGAGAAGGCCGGCGGGCGCACCAGCTATGACTGGATGCGCTATCTCGTGACGCGCTTCGAGCCGAACGACGGGCCGCAGAGCCAGATGACTGGCTTCATGCGGGCGATCTTCGGTAACCGAATGCTCCACAACGCCATGGTGAAGTCGACAGCAGTCGCCGACGCTGGCGTCACAAAGCAGACCCTTTACGAGGTCGAGCGGTCGCAGTTCACCCGCGGAACCTATGATCGGGCGCTGGAGTCCCTCAACTTGGTGAATAGCGAGATCGAGGCGCATCTTCGCTCCACCTGGGGAAGGAAATAGTCGATGGCGCGCAAGAACCTCATCGAAATCTCTGCTCCGAGCCCGGCTAGGGTGGAAATGGTCCTACCGCGCGACAATCGCCCGATCGCCGGGTTCGTGCCGCAGGAGCGCAGCGCGGCGCCAGTCGGCGGCATTACCAAGACGCTGGGCAATATTACGGAGAAAATGGAGCGGGCGAGTGAACTGGAACGGCAGCTTGCCGCCGGCCAGACCATCGTCGAGCTCGATCCCGCCCTGATCGACGCCTCCTTCGTCAGCGATCGATTGGCGATCGACGCGACCGAACTCGCGCAGCTTGTCGAGCAGATCCGCGAGCACGGTCAGCAGGTTCCGATCCTCGTCCGTCCGCATCCCGAAACCAAGGGACGGTATCAGGTTGCCTACGGCCATCGTCGTCTGGCCGCCACTCGAGTAATCGGCATCAGGGTGCGCGCTGTCATCCGCGAGCTCACGGACGGTCAACTGGTCGTCAGCCAGGGGCAGGAAAACAGCGCTCGAACCAATCTTTCCTACATCGAGCGCGCGCTCTTCGCATCGAGGCTCGAAGAACGGAGCTTCGGCCGCGATGTGATCATGGCGGCTCTCGCCGTCGATAAGGCGGCGCTGTCGAGAATGCTGATCGTCATACGGCAGGTTCCCCTTGATCTCGTCAATGCCATCGGCGCGGCGCCCGATATCGGTCGTCGGCGGTGGTTGGAGCTGGGCGAGCGGCTTGAAGGTGCCGACATCGAGAAAATCATCGCCGAGTTGTCCGCGGACGACGCTCGAAAAATCTCGAGCGACGAGCGGTTTCACCGGGCGCTCGTGCTGGCTACCAGACGGACGGCGTCGGCGAAACCGACGATTGCCCAAACCCAGCTTAGCGGCGTGCCGGTGATGATCAAAACGACAGCGTCCGGTGCGACCTTCGTCTTTGACGGCAAGACCGCACCCGGTTTCGATCAGTTCGTCCAGGAAAGGCTGAAGGGCCTGTTCCAGGAGTTCAACAAGGACAGAGGAGCGTAGCGCGCAAAAGAAAAAGGCCCCCAACGACGCCGTCGTGGAAGCCCTTCTCAGATCTTAAGCACATCGAGAATCGCATTTCCCCGAATCACAGTCAAGCGTCTTAGGCACCAAATTGGTGGATGGTTTTCTTTTGCCTGAACGAAGGTGAAGGCAAATGGAGAGTGGATATGTGACGACGCCCTTTGGGCGGCGGCCGATGTCACTTGGCATGCTGGCAAGCCAGCAACTGGCCGAGACCATCGAGCCGGGAATGAAACGCAGCAAGTGGAAGCTGTTTCGGGCAATCTGCGAGGCGCGGCCGTCGCTCGGCGTGACCGATCGGGCGCTGACGGTGCTCGACGCGCTTTTGACCTTTTACCCCGATGATGAAATCTCTGAGGAGAAGGGCCTGATCGTCTTCCCGTCGAATGCGCAGCTTTCGCTCCGCGCTCGCGGAATGACGCCGGCGACGCTGCGGCGGCATCTGGCGGTTCTGGTCGAGTCCGGCCTGATCCTGCGCAAGGACAGCCCGAATGGAAAGCGCTATGCCCGCCGGGACGGGGCAGGGGCCATCGGCGAAGCCTTCGGCTTCAGTATCGCGCCGCTGCTCGCACGCGCGGCCGAGATCGAAAGCCTGGCCGCCCAGACGGTCGCCGACCGGGAACTGCTGAGAGCGACCCGAGAGCGCCTGACGGTTTGCCGACGTGATATCTCCAAACTGATTTCGGTGGCGCTCGACGAAGCGATTCCGGGCGACTGGGAGACGATGACGCTGATGTTTCGCGCACTGGTCGCGAGAATTCCGCGCGTGGCGACAGTCGAAAGCCTGGCTTCGGTGCTCGATGAGATGGGCCTGCTGCGCGACGAAGCCGTCAACCTGCTGGAAAGACATGTTAAAAGAAAAAAAATAAACGCCAATGAGTCTCATATTGAGCGTCACAAACAGAATTCAAACCCCAACTCCAACTATGAACTTGAACCAAGCTTCGAAACGAAGCAGGGCGAAAGCGCTGTGGCCGATAATGAGCCGAACGCCGGACCGCCTGACGAGCGAAGACTGGAGCAGCCGAAGCTTTCCGGCAGGATGAGCAACGGAGCGGGAGGCGCGGCCGATCCGGTGGCCGCGCCTAGCCTGAAATCCTTCCCGCTCGGCCTCGTTCTGCAAGCCTGCCCTCAAATCCTTGACTATGGTCCCGGCGGAGCCATCGGCAACTGGCGAGATCTGATGTCGGCGGCGGTGATCGTGCGCTCGATGCTCGGCGTCAGTCCCTCGGCCTATGAGGAAGCCTGCTTAGGCATGGGGCCGGAAAATGCCGCGACGGTGATTGCCTGCATCCTGGAGAAGGGAGGGCATATCAATTCTCCGGGGGGTTATCTCAGGGATCTGACCCGGAGGACAGAGCGGGGCGAGTTTGCAATCGGCCCGATGCTGATGGCGCTCGTGCGGGCAAGCGGACCAACAGCAAGGCATGTTGGATAAGGGAACGGGCGCGGCGATCGCATAACGATTGAGGATGCAATCACCTCTTTACAACTAACATGTCACTCTGCTACGTCTAGCCTCAATCATCGGGAGGAAGCATATTTGACCCAGAAATTTGGGCTGTCAGTCGCTCTCGCCACGCCGTTCGGCAACAATGGCGATATCGCCATCGATGTTATGATCGAGCAGGCAAAGCGAAGCCTCGCTGCCGGATGCTCGAGCGTAACGC from the Rhizobium sp. NZLR1 genome contains:
- the repA gene encoding plasmid partitioning protein RepA — protein: MQPSLALQDDQEHLPSLLATDAKELSYQLQQHQAKIFPPLSQKTIRTFSPAEAASFIGIGEGYLRQVAADGHGPDPLANGRRLYSATDMDRIRRVLDERNGTPKYVPARRPGEKLQIVSVMNFKGGSGKTTTAAHLAQFMALRGYRVLAVDLDPQASLSALFGHQPEFDVGEGETIYGAIRYEDPRPIADIVRATYTPNLHLIPGNLELMEFEHETPKAMSSGRAETMFFARIGEVLTEIESLYDIVVIDCPPQLGFLTMSALCAATSVLITVHPQMLDVMSMSQFLTMTSELMSVVEKAGGRTSYDWMRYLVTRFEPNDGPQSQMTGFMRAIFGNRMLHNAMVKSTAVADAGVTKQTLYEVERSQFTRGTYDRALESLNLVNSEIEAHLRSTWGRK
- the repB gene encoding plasmid partitioning protein RepB, with translation MARKNLIEISAPSPARVEMVLPRDNRPIAGFVPQERSAAPVGGITKTLGNITEKMERASELERQLAAGQTIVELDPALIDASFVSDRLAIDATELAQLVEQIREHGQQVPILVRPHPETKGRYQVAYGHRRLAATRVIGIRVRAVIRELTDGQLVVSQGQENSARTNLSYIERALFASRLEERSFGRDVIMAALAVDKAALSRMLIVIRQVPLDLVNAIGAAPDIGRRRWLELGERLEGADIEKIIAELSADDARKISSDERFHRALVLATRRTASAKPTIAQTQLSGVPVMIKTTASGATFVFDGKTAPGFDQFVQERLKGLFQEFNKDRGA
- the repC gene encoding plasmid replication protein RepC, with amino-acid sequence MESGYVTTPFGRRPMSLGMLASQQLAETIEPGMKRSKWKLFRAICEARPSLGVTDRALTVLDALLTFYPDDEISEEKGLIVFPSNAQLSLRARGMTPATLRRHLAVLVESGLILRKDSPNGKRYARRDGAGAIGEAFGFSIAPLLARAAEIESLAAQTVADRELLRATRERLTVCRRDISKLISVALDEAIPGDWETMTLMFRALVARIPRVATVESLASVLDEMGLLRDEAVNLLERHVKRKKINANESHIERHKQNSNPNSNYELEPSFETKQGESAVADNEPNAGPPDERRLEQPKLSGRMSNGAGGAADPVAAPSLKSFPLGLVLQACPQILDYGPGGAIGNWRDLMSAAVIVRSMLGVSPSAYEEACLGMGPENAATVIACILEKGGHINSPGGYLRDLTRRTERGEFAIGPMLMALVRASGPTARHVG